Below is a window of Ciceribacter thiooxidans DNA.
TCGAGGCGCTGCCAGTAGGCGCGCGCACACTCTAACATGGTAAAGGTGCCGAGGACGTTGGTCTCCACGAAATCCCGCGCGCCGGTGATGGACCGGTCGACATGGCTTTCAGCGGCCAGATGCATAACGCGTGTCGGCTTGAAGCTCTCGAAAGCTTCAGTCATCGCTCGTCCGTCGCAGATGTCAGCATTCAAAAAGCGGTAGAGAGGGTTGTTCTCCACCGGCCTAAGCGATGTCAGGCTTCCCGCATAGGTGAGCTTGTCAACATTGAGAACCTCGTAGCTCTTGTCGGAAACCAGGTGGCGCACCACCGCCGAACCGATGAATCCGGCACCGCCGGTCACTAACACGCGCATGGGTTTAGGGTTCTCCGCTCAAATATCATTTCGCTTGCACATTCGTGCTAAGCACAACTGGTGGAGGGTTCATGGCCGTCCGTAGCATGCAGAGGCTGGCACTGTAAACCGGCTTCTGGGACGGGGCTTGAGGGGTAAAGTATGTATCGTGTGTATCTCACGGATTAGTCGGGTGTCGCACGGTTTCGGCCAGTGTAGAATGGTGAAAGCCCCGCGCTGGAAGGCGTGCTGGCCATTACGCCCTGTGCCGATCGGAAATCCGAGTTCATTCATTCACCGTCCGCGACAGACGAGCTGCTTGAGTTAGGCATTGGCTGCGACGTATCCGCTTGCTACACGCTTGATCAAAGAGTTGGCCTTTGGTGACGTGCATTGGATGATTTCAGGAGACAGCATGCCGCGCCATGACGGGTTATTGTCGCTGCTTGCCCGGTTCCTGCCCACCCCCCGGTTGCGCCCCGGGGCGACCGGACGGGCAAGGCGACCGGTGAAGCGTATTGTCGTCTTCGGTCGTCATCCTAATCCGTCGTCCGACTACTATTTTGCCGCTCGCCTTGCCGCGGAGGGGATGCCTCCGCATGCCTTTGTCGACGTGCGCGAACGTGATCTCAGCAGTCTAGACGCTGACGGAACCTTCGTCGTCATTTGTCGCTATGCATCGGCATCCGTATTGGACTGGATCGAGGCCGAGTACAGCCGTCTCGCCGGTGTTGGCCTTTTCCTTGATGATGACATTCCCGCAGTCATCACTGGCCGAGATGCGCCGCTTGCGTACAGATTTCTCTTGTTCCTGCGGGCCCTCCGGCCCCTTCGACGTCTAAACCGTCATCTCGACATCACCTGGGCGTCGACACCCCAGCTTGCCGATCGTCTTGCGCCGGCTGGTGCTCGCGTCCTGCTGCCGGCGCCACCAGAGGGATTGTGGAACGGGTCAGACAGAACGCAGAACGCAACACGCGGCACCGTGCTCATCGCTTACCATGCGACAGGCGTTCATGTTGAGGAGCACCGGTTTCTCAAACCAATCATCCAGGAGGTTCTGGCGCTGCGACCAGGGACCGAGTTTGAAGTTTTCGGAAGCCCGAAGGTGGAAAACGTCTGGCGGGGAATGGAGCGGGTTACACTACGTCGGCCAGTCTCGTGGACTGAGTACTTAGGCGAGATGCTGGCCACCCACATCGACATCATGTTAGTGCCGCTTGCTCCCTCTTCTGTAAACGACTGCCGGTCTCCTACGAAACGTATTGACGTGGCACGAGCAGGCGCTGCGGGTGTCTTTTCGATCTCTCCTGCCTATGGGCCTCCCGACGCGGATGCGGAGATTCTCCTGCCATACGACAGGGTCGTGTGGCGTGATGCCATCCTTACCCTTATCGATGATCCGGTGAGGCGCGCCGCCGCCGCCGCGGCAACCCGGGCGCGTGTCGCGGCCATGACGCGGGCAGCGTCAGAAGGACTGGATTTGTCCTGATACTCCCTTTACTCCAACCGCCTCCGAAAAAGCCAAGCAGCGGCGGTGAGCGTCACGCAGGCGATGGCGAGGAGGGGGAGGGTGTTGCGCACGACCTCGCCTAAGGGAATATCCTTGAGGAAGACGCCGCGAACCACGACCAGGAAATAGCGGACGGGGTTCAGGGCCGTCACCGGCTGGAGCCAGTCCGGCATGTTCTCGATCGGCGTCGCGAAGCCGGAGAGCAGGATCGCAGGCACGATGAACAGAAAGGCGCCGAGGATCGCCTGTTGCTGCGTCATTGAGATCGCCGAGATGAAGAGGCCGATTCCGACCACTGAAAGCAGGTAGAAGAACGCGGCGGCGTAGAGATAGAGAAGCGAGCCTTCGAGCGGCACGTGGAAGAAGAACACGGCCGCGAGCACGTAGACGGTGGTGTGGAAGGCGCCGATCAGCATCGGCGGGATGACCTTGCCGGTGAGAATTTCATGCGTCCTGAGCGGTGAGACCATCAGCTGGTCGAAGGTGCCGAGCTCGCGCTCACGGGCGATCGACAGTGCCGTCACGACGATGCCCATCAGCATCGCGATCACCGCAATCAGATTGGGCACCATGAACCACTGATAGGTAAGATTGGGGTTGAACCAGTTGCGCGGCACGACCTCGACCGCCCGCGCCTTCGGTCGGCCGCCCGTCGGGACGTCGGCAGAGAGCGCAGCAACGATTTCGCCGAGATAGCCGGCGACGATCTGCGCGGCGTTCGAGCGGCGCCCGTCGAGTATGATCTGCAGGTCGGCGGGCGTGCCGCTCTCGATGTCGCGCGAGAAGCCCGGGCCGACGACGACGGCGGCAATTGCCTGCTGCCGGTCGATGCCTTCCCTGATCTCGGCCGGCGTCTCGACGCGGATGATCTCGCGGAACGACGGGGCGGCGTCGATCCGCTGCACGAGCTCGTATCCCCATCGCCCGGCATCCCGGTTCAGCACCAGGACGTCGACGTTGCGGACCTCGAGCGTCGCCGCATAGGAGAAGACGAAGAGCTGTATGATCGGCGGGCCGATCACGATCGCCCTGCCCTTGGGGTCGCGCAGCACCGCGAGCAGTTCCTTGATGATCAACGCCTTCAGCCGGAGCCACCACATGTCAGGCGATCCTCTTGCGGGTGCTGCGGGCGGCAAGTGTCAGCAGGACGGCGCCGATCGCGATCATGATCGCCATCGAGCGCAGGAACATCGGCCAAATGTCGCCGGCGAGAAATACGCTTTCGAGGCTCGGGATCAGGTAGCGGGCCGGTACGATCGCGGTGATGAGGCGGATCGGTGCCGGCATGGAATCGATCTCGAACAGGAAACCCGACAGCAGGAAGGCCGGCAGGAAGGCGGAAAGCAGGGCGAGCTGCGAGGCAAGGAACTGGTTCTTGGTGGCGGCCGAAATGAGGAGTCCCTGGCCGAGTGCGGGCACGAGAAAGCTCGCCGACAAGGCGTAGAGCGCCAGCAACGATCCGCGGAACGGCACGCCGAAGAGGAGGACCGCGACGGCGACGCAGAGGCTCATCGCCACGAGACCGAGGAGGAAATAGGGGATAACCTTGCCGGCGAGCAGTTCCAGTGCACCGACCGGCGTCGCCATCACCGCCTCCATGGTCCCGCGCTCCCATTCGCGGGCGACGACGAGCGAGGTCAGAAGCGTGCCGACCAGCGTCATGACGATCGCCACCGAACCGGGCACGAGGAAATAGCGGCTGCTGAGCTCCGGGTTGAACCAGAAGCGCTGTTCGACGATGACCCGTGGCGGTGCGAGCGCCGTCTCGGCCGAGCGGATCGCGGCCCAGGTGGAGACGACGCCTCTCGCATAGTTCTGCACGAAATTCGCTGTGTTGGGATCGGTACCGTCGACGATCACCTGTATCCGGGGACTGCCGCCAGTTGCGGCGTCCAGCGCGAAGGTCGAGGGAATCACCAGAATGCCGCGCACCTTGCCGAGCACGAGGTCCTCTTCGAAGGTGCGGCGATCTCGGCCGATCACGGCTTCGAAATAGCGCGAGGCCCGGAAGCTCGCCGCGAGGTCGTCGGCAAGCGGCGTCGAGGCCTCGACCACCACGCCGACACGGGTGCGGGTCGCATCGAGCGATACCCCGTAGCCGAAGATGAAGAGCAACACGAGCGGCAGAACGAAGGCAATCAGGATACTGCTCGGGTCACGGATAATCTGGTAGATCTCCTTGCGCATCAGCGCGAGGAAGCGCCGGCGCCGGCCGGTGGCAGCAGAGGCGGAGGGGGCAGGGTGACCCGTCATGCTGCGTCCTCCAGGTCCGAGTTGCGCACCAGCGTGACGAAGGCATCCTCCATCGTCGGATCGGGATTGTCGGCGCTCGCCACGCGCGCCTTGAGCTCGTCCGGCGAGCCGAGCGCGATCGCGCGACCGCGATAAATGAGCGAGATCCGGTCGCAATATTCGGCCTCTTCCATGAAATGGGTGGTCACCAGAACGGTGACGCCCTTTTCGACGAGGCCGTTAATATGGGTCCAGAATTCGCGCCGGGTGATCGGATCGACGCCGGAGGTCGGCTCGTCGAGGAACAGCGCTTCCGGCTCGTGCAGCGCGGCGCAGGCGAGCGCCAGCCGCTGCTTGAGGCCGAGGGGCAGGTCCTTCGCCGACATCTTCAGGTGGTTGCCGAAATCGAAGATCTCCGTCATCAACGAGATGCGCTCGCGCCGCCGGCCCTTGCCGAGGCCATAGACGCCGGCGAAGAAATCAAGGTTTTGCGCGACGCTCAGATCGCCGTAGAGCGAGAATTTCTGGGCCATGTAGCCGAGCCGGTTGCGGGCTGCGGCCGTGTCGCGGCGGAGGTCGAAGCCGGCGACACGGCCGTCCCCGCTCGTCGGCCTCAAGAGGCCGCAGAGCATCTTGAATGTGGTCGACTTGCCGGCGCCGTTCGGCCCGAGCAGCCCGAAGATCTGACCGCGGGGGATTGCGAAACTGATGTCCTCGGCGGCGGTGAAATCGCCGAAGCGCTTGGTGAGCCCGCGCGCCTCGATGACCGCCCGGCCGTCGTCGGCGGGAAGGGGTGTCGTCGCCTCCGCGAGCTTCGACCGGCCGTCGGGCCCGCCGCCGAGAAGGTCGACGAAGGCGTCCTCGAATCGTGGTTCGGTTGGCCGCAGGCGCGCACCTGATCCGGCGATCTCCAAGACTGTCGGCTGCGTGCCACCCGCGAGCACCAGGCGGATCGCTTCGCCCTGAATGACGCCGTCGACCGTTCCGGGCTGCTGCAGGACACTCGTCAACACCTGGCGGCGACGTCCCTCGACGTCGAGAATCTTGTAGACACGACCGGCGACGCGATTGGTCAGCTCCGAAGGAACGCCGTTGAAGAGCAGTTTGCCGCCGTTCAGCAGAAGGACGCGGTCGCATGCCTCCGCCTCATCGAGATAGGCCGTCGACCAGACGACGCCGATCCCTTCCTTCGTCAGGTCCTCGACCATCGCCCAGAGTTCCCGCCGCGAAATCGGATCGACACCGACACCTGGTTCGTCGAGGAGCAGCAGGCGAGGCTTCTTCAGCAGCGCGCAGGCAAGCCCGAGCTTCTGCTTCATGCCGCCCGAGAGCTTGCCGGCGAGCCGGCCGGTGAACCGCTTGAGATCCGTGAAGGTGAGAAGCTCGTCGAAGGCCGCCGGACGCTCCTCGCGCGGTAAGCCGCGGAGATCGGCATAGAGGTCGAGGTTTTCCTGAACGGAGAGATCCTCGTAGAGCCCGAAACGTTGCGGCATGTAGCCGATCAGGTTCTGGATGCTCTGCGGCGAGCGGGCGGTATCGATACCGAGCACCTCTACGCGGCCCGCGTCGGGCAGCATCAGCCCGGTCATCAGTCGGATCAAGGTGGTCTTGCCGGCGCCGTCGGGGCCGACGAGGCCGGTGATCTCGCCGCCGCCGATCTCGCCGCTCACGCCGTCGAGGGCGGGTGCCCCCTTGCCGAAGCGCCGCGTGACGGTCTCGAAGCGGGCGAGCGTCTCACCCATTGTCTCACTCCGTCTGACCGGTTGCCGGAATTCGGACCGTGACCGGCATCCCCTGGCGGAGACCGGGATCTGCGTTGTCGACGATCACCCGGAGCCGGTAGACGAGGTCGGTCCGAAGTTCCGGCGTCTCGACCGATTTCGGCGTGAATTCAGCCACCGGCGAGATGAAGCCGATGCGGCCGCGATAAGGTTTCCCCGGTGCGCTGTCGGAATGGACTTCGACCTGCATTCCCGGGTGGATCAACCCGAGCATCGGCTCGGCGATGTATGTTCTGATCCAGACCGGCTGGGCGAGCGACAGCACGTAGACCGTGTCGCTCGGCGAGATGATTGCGCCTGGCTCGCGCACGCGGGAAAGCACGATCGCATCCGCCGGAGCCTTGAGTTCGGTATCGGCAAGCGCGGTGCGGGCGCCGGCAAAGCTCGCCTCGGCCGCCTCGAGATTGGCGCGGGCGACGGCGATGTCTTCCGGTCGCGACCCCTCTTCGAGAAGGCGCAGCGATTCCCGTGCGGAGGCGAGGCGGGCCGTTGCCGCCGCACGGTTTGCCGCCGCCTGGTCGAGATCGGCCTGCGAGATTGCGTCCGAAGGCCGCAATTGCCGGGCGCGGTCGAAGGCCTGCTGTGCAAGCTGCAATTCGGCGGTTCGTTCCTCATGCACCGCCCGTGCCTGTTCGATTTCGGCCGGTCGAGGGCCGGCGATCAGCTTGTCGAGCGTTGCTTTCAGGGCGGCGACCTGCGCCTCGGCGGCGTGCATGGAATCTTCGTAGGGGCCGGCGTCGAGCGTTGCGAGCGTCTGGCCTTGATGGACGGCATCGCCTTCCTCCACCTTCATGCCGGCGATGCGGCCGCTGACGCGGAAGCCGAGCTGTACCTGGCGGATGTCGACATTGCCGTAGAGCGTCAGATCATTCGCCTTCGTGCTTTCCCAGCCGAACCTGGTCGGCAGGTCAGTCCAGAAAGCCGCGGCGAGACCTGCACTGACGACGAGCAGGAGTGCGGGAACGGCGACGGTCTTCTTCATGGTTTTTCCTCTTGCCGGACGACACCCGCGGCCAGTTCCCGCGCTAGCGCCTGGACGGCGTCGATCTCGCGTGCTCCGAAATTCTTCCAGCCGAGATGGGCCTCTACTGCACCTTGCGCGACACGGAGGATCAGCAGGCCACCGACCAGCGAGAGGGTCCGGAGCCGAACGTGTTCGGACATCGGATCCTCGTCGAGCAGGCGGGCGACGAGCCTGCCGACGACCTGCAGGATCGGCCTCATCGCGTTCGTATAAACCCGATCGAAGGCTTCGGTCGGGGCCATCTGCTCATGAACCATGAAGCGAACCCAGGCCTCCGATTCCCGGCTGGTGAAGAGCCTCGCCATCGCGGCGAGGATGTCGGCGAGCATGGCCCGGGTCTCTGCTTCCGACGGACGGGGGCCGAAACCATCAGCGGCGGCGAGGCGGGCTTCGAGGTTCTCGCGGACCGCTCCGATATGCGTTGCGACGGATTTCGCGATGTGATCTGCGGCCGCGAGATAGAGGCCTTCCTTGCCGCCGAAATAGTAGCCGATCGCTTGAAGATTGACCTCTGCCGCGTGCGCTAGCGCACGCGTGGTGGTCGCATCGAATCCGTTGCGACCGAAGACGTCGATCGCAGCGGCCAGCAGGCGGTCGCGCGTCGCGTCCCCGCGTTCGGGGCGGTTGTCTCGGAGGGAGGGGCTCGGATTCTTCATAACGCGAAAATAAATCAAACGAATGAATTAGTCAAGGTAGGGCCTCAGGCGTTGCACGGAAGGGACTTGCGCGTGCATCATGCATGTTCGGAGGAGGCGAGCGAATGCCGACAGATCCCACGCGCAAAACACCGGCTAAACACGCGCCAGAACACGCTCCTCTGGAGGATGCGAAATCTCGAGGCCCGCGCCTCCGGCGGGGTGCAGAGGCCTGCGCTCAGCCGGCACCGGCGGAGACGATTGGTGAGTGGTGGCGACGCGAAAATGCCAAAGCGTTCGCCAGTTCGAACCGCTGGGTGGACCAAGAGGGCCTGCCGCTGGCGCGGTATCGGCAGTTCTGATGTTCGCGATGACTCCAAAGCTTGCGACCCCGCCGGCCTTCCACCCTAGACCAGATTCCCACCCTCCACCTGACGCGGGTCGACGTAGCCCCGTCTGCGCTTCACGCGCTCGAGGCGTCGAAAGGCGCGATGCGCTTCCTCCGGCCGGTCGTAAGTCTCGATCTTCACCTGGCCGCTGGTACCGATACGGCCCCAATTGCGGATGAGGGAGATGCCGCCGAAGAGGGTCGGCTGGATCGACAGCAGATAGAAGCGCGCCATGTTGCGTTCGGGATCGATGCGGCGAAGATCGGTGGAGTAGGTTTGATGATCGGTCATGGCGGGACTGTCGCCAAATCGATTCGCGACGTCCAACGACTTTGTTGAATCGGTTTGCGCTTACCGATTCATTTTCTTTATGAATGACTTGGGGACAAAATCTCATCCTCGTCAAAAGGTTGAACGCGCGACGGCCTGATCGCGCCCCTCGACAGGTCCTTGCGGAACATTGTCCGCCGCCTGCGGTTTCATTGCTGTCGAGACGAGGGCGGTGATCGTGGCATATCCTGGAAAAATAAATGGACACGGGCCCACTGTGCGCCCGACCTCTTCACGGGACGGCCGCTCTCCCGTTTCGCTGCCGAGCGGAACTGCGCTGTCGCCGAAGGGCCGGATCGGGATTCTCACCTTTCATCGCTGCATCAACTACGGGTCCTACTGGCAGGCGCGGTGCCTCGTCGAAGGTCTCGACGGAATAGGCAGTGAAGTCCTCCTGTTGGAGCACCGCTCACCCCGGGTCGAGCGCGCCGAGTGGCGCTGTGCCCTGCAGCCCGAATTGCCGGATCTCACCCGTCCCGGGGCACGCGCCGGTTATAGCCGCAAGATCCGCAAGTTCCTCGACGCTTTCGAGGTGCTCCCCTGCACGGAACCATTTCCGCTCGACGACCCGACCGAGCTTGACGTCTTCGATCTCGTGCTTGTCGGCAGCGACGAGGTCTGGAACCTCAATCATCCGTGGTATGGCGGGTCATCGATCTTTTACGGAGAGGGGCTGCCGGCCCGGTGCCTCGCCTCTTACGCCGCGAGTTTCGGCAATTTCACGACCGCCGGCCTCCTCAGGGGGCGCTGGGCGGACGGCCTTGGCGACTTCTCGGTGATCTCGGTGCGCGATTACAATTCGAGGCGTCTCATCGAAGAAGTGCTCGGGATCACCCCGGCCTTGGTGCTCGATCCGTGCCTCCAGTTTCCCGAGAGCATCGAAGGCATCGCGCCCCATGAGGCCGATGCCCCCTTCGCGGTCGTTTACGGACACAGCTTCCCCGCTTGGTTCGCCTCGGCAGTCCGCCGTTGGGCGGATCGCCGCGGCCTTCGGCTGCTCAGCGTTGGATACCACAACGAATTTGCCGACCGCCAATGGCTTGACGCGGGCCCGGAAGAGTTCGCCGCGGCAATGGCCGGTGCCGAAGCGGTGTTCACCAACTTCTTTCACGGCTGCGTTGTCGCGCTGGTCGACGAAAAGCCGTTTGCCTGCGTGCTCTCCGACTACCGCAGCAACAAGCTCGGTGACCTGACGTCGATGCTCGGGGCCGAGCACCACGTGATCGCGCCCGAGAATGCGGAGAAGCAAATGGAGGCCGTACTTTCTGAACCACTTTCCTCATCGATCAACCGCCGGGTTGCGGGCCTGCGTCGCAGCTCGGAGGCCTTCCTTGCCCATGTCCTTGCTCCGGTCAGCGCCTGACATGACGGGCGGAGCGGCGCTAGCACCCGCCGATGTCATCCGTTCGGGTCTCTGCATTGGCTGCGGCGCCTGCGTCGCGCAATGCGCCGGCGAGACCGTCGAGATGCGCCTTGACGTCTACGGTCAGATGAAACCGGCCGGGTCCCGGGCGTGGCTCAACCGCCCCACCATGCCGCTCGCCGCGTCCTGCCCGTTCTCGCCCGATGCGGAAAACGAGGATGTGATCGCCGACAGCCACTTCCCCGATGCTTGCGGCCGCGATCCCCTGATCGGCCGCTATGAAGCGGCCTATGTCGGCCATGCCGAAGAGGATGCGTTTCGCGCGCGCGGCAGTTCCGGCGGGCTCGTGACCTGGGTTGCTGTGGAACTCCTGCGCAAAGGTCTCGTCGATGGTGTCGCCCATGTCGCACCGTCACCCGGGCGCAAAGCGGAGGAGCCGCTCTTTGCCTATACGATCTCCCGCAGCGTCGAGGCGCTCCGGCAGGGGGCAAAATCACGCTACTATCCCGTGGAGCTGTCAGGCGTGCTGCGGACCATCCGGTCCGTGCCAGGACGCTATGCCGTCATCGGCATTCCCTGCTTCATAAAGGCGGTGCGCCTCGCCACGGCGCAGGACCCCGTTCTCGCCGAACGCATCACCTTCACGCTCGGGCTCTTCTGCGGCCATATGAAGAGCGCACGGATGGCCGAGAGCTTCGCCTGGCAGATGGGAGCGGGGATGGAGGAGGTGACGACGCTGGACTATCGCGTGAAATCTCCTGACCGGCCGGCAAACTGGTATCGGGCACAGATGTCGCTCAGCGACGGAACGACGCGAGTGGAGGACTGGTGGCACATGGTCGACGGCGACTGGGGCGCCGGCTTCTTCCAGAATCACGCTTGCAACTTCTGTGACGACGTGGTCGCCGAAACCGCGGATATCTCCTTTGGCGATGCCTGGGTCGAACCCTATTCGTCCGACGGGCGCGGCACGAACGTGGTGATCGTCCGCTCCCGCAAACTGCATGAGATCGTCAGCGACGGAATTGCCTCAGGTCGTATCGTCCTTGAGCCGGTGGACGCCGGCTTCGTGGCGGCGACCCAGGCCGCCGGCGTTCGCCACCGGCGGGAGGGGCTTTCCTTTCGCCTGACCTGGCGGCGCGCCGGGCTCATGCCTCGCAAGAGGGTGCAGGCCTCGTCTGCCGGCCTTTCGGTGCGCCGGAAGATGATTTACCGGATGCGCTACGGCATCGCGCGATGGAGCCACAGGATCTTTCTCGCCGCGCGCCTCCTGCGCCGGCCGGGGCTTTATCTCGCCTGGGCGAAGGTCGCGCTGTCGACCTATCACGGACTTGCCTACGCCCGCGGCCCCGTCGGCCGGTTGGTGGAGCGCCTCGGTTTAACGGGGGCCGAGGACGGCCATTGATGGTGACGATGTAGCCAGCCGCCGTTCCTGCTTCGGCGCATAGCGGTCGATCATCTCGGCGCAGAATTCCGCAAACTCCTCCGGTACCTGCGGGGCGCTCGTGTGGTGGGGTGCGATACCGCGGTGCTCGGGCGTGAAGCAGAAAGTAATGGTGACGTCGAAGTCCTCGAGCGCCTGCATCTGACGGTCGAACCAGTCCAGCGCATTCGGTTGGAACCGGTCCGCCCAGGAAAGGCCGGTCCTAAGCTGGCGCACGCCGAGCCGCTTCATCCAGGACACCGCGTCGTCGAGCCTGTGGTCCTCGAAATGGAACCACTGCACCAGCCCGAAATCCGCCGCATGTCGCGCGAAGGCCTCCAGCGCCGGCTTCGGGGTTCCGTCCTCCCGCAGCAGGCCCATATAGAAATGCCGGTAATAGGAGGAGCCCTCCGCCTCCTTGTGCCGTGTCGTCGCCTCCCATTCGCTCGGGAGATCGTAGAGGCTGTACCACTGGCAGCGCTCCACCTTTCCCTTGAGGAGCTCGGCTGTCCGCTCGAGCCCCCACCGTTGGATTTCTTCCGCCCCGAAGGACGAGACGCCGACCTCGCTCACCCAGACGGGCAAACCCGTCACGGCGCGGATCTCGTCGATCTTGGACGGCCATTCGTGGATCTGCCAGAGGTTCCAGTCGAGCGGAAAGCCGTGCACGGCCACCGCATCGACATGGTCGAGGACGCCGAAGTCCTGCATCCGTCCCATGAAGCGCGGATCGATCGGCGAAATTCCGCCCAGCACGCGTGTGACCGCCGGATTGGCCGCGCCGATCGCATCAGCCGCAAGGATCGCCATCTCGGCGAAGCGGGTCCAATCGGGATCGATCTCGGGATCCCAGTGGGACTTGTTGTTGGGCTCGTTCCAGATCATCGCAGCTTCGATCATGGTTTCTCCTTGGCGTTCTCGTGGCTTTAGGACACCACGTCATTGAGGGTGATGAGTTTCGCGCCCCAGTCGTCCCCGATGATCGTCGTCACGGAAGCTGGGGCGATATCGAAACGGGGCCAGGCGTCGACCGAAAGGCCGAGCACATGCATGACGACCGCCTTGATCACGTCAGCATGGGAAACGACCGCGACCCGGTTTCCGGCGTTTTCGGCGGCAAGCGCCTCGATGTAGCGGAGCGCCCGTTGCTGGACGTCGAGCATGCTTTCGCCGGCGGGTGTTCGGCAGCAACTGCGAACCGCATTCCAGCGCCGCCACAGAGGATCGGCGTCGAGCTCCGCAAATGTCGAGCCCGACCAGCGGCCGAAGTCGATCTCGTCGAGTTCGGCGGCGACCTGCGGCGCCGGCAATCCGCAGGCGGTGGCGATTGCTTCCGCGGTTTCACGGCACCGTTCGCGCGGGCTCGCATGGATCGCGGCGATGTCCGCGCCGCGCAGCCGTTCGGCGAGCCGCTCCGCCTGCTTTCGTCCCGCAGGGCCGAGCCTGACGCCCTCCATCCGCCCGGCGAGAAATCCGCCGACATTGTCGTGCGCGGCGTGGCGGACCATGAGGACGGTGACCGTCATTCGGCTGCTCCGTCGAGCACCTCCTCCCGGTCCGCAATGAAGTCCTCAGTACGCCTGCGCGCTTCGTGATCGCTGAACTGACGCGGGGGCGACTTCATGAAATAGCTGGAGGGACCGGTCAGGGCGCCGCCGATGCCGCGGTCGAGCGCGAGGCGGGCGCAGCGGATCGCATCGATCACGACCCCGGCGGAATTGGGTGAGTCCCACACTTCGAGCTTCAGTTCGGCATTGAGCGGAACGCCACCGAAGGTGGTGCCTTCCAGCCGGATATAGGCCCATTTGCGGTCCTCGAGCCAAGGCACGTGGTCGCTCGGTCCGACATGGACGTCGTCTGAGGGAAGGGGAACATCGAGCTGGCTCGTCACCGCGCGGGTCTTCGAAATCTTCTTCGATTCCAATCGCTCGCGCTCCAGCATGTTCAGGAAGTCGGTATTGCCGCCGAAATTGAGCTGATAGGTACGGTCGACATGCACGCCCCGCTCGCGAAAGAGATGGACGAGCATGCGATGCACGATGGTGGCGCCGACCTGGCTCTTGATGTCGTCGCCGATGATCGGCAGGCCGCGGTCGGCAAAACGCTGCCGCCATTCCGGCTCGGAGGCGATGAAGACCGGGATGCAGTTGATGAAGGCACAGCCCGCCTCGAGCGCCTGCTCAGCGTACCATCGCGTCGCCTCCTCCGAACCGACCGGGAGATAGGAAACGACGACGTCGGTTCGGGACTGGCGCAGGATCTCGGCGACATCGCCTTCTGCTTCGGCCGATTCCTTCACGATGTCACGCAGATAGCGGCCGACGCCGTCGAGCGTCCTTCCCCGCGCGACCCGAACCCCGGTCAGCGGAACCTCGCAGAAGCGTCGGGTATTGTTCGGTTCTGCGAAGATCGCTTCGGCGACGTCTCGCCCGACCTTGGTCTCGGCGATGTCGAATGCGGCGGAGACCTCGATATCCTCGACCGCGTATCCGCCCAGGCTGGGGTGCATCAGCCCCGGAATCGGCTCGTTGTCCGTGACGTCGCGATAGTAACTGATCCCCTGAACCAGCGACGAGGCACAGTTGCCGACCCCGACCAGGCCGACGCGGATTTTCTTTGAACGCATGGTGCACTCCAGCATCTACAATGGTTTT
It encodes the following:
- a CDS encoding WGR domain-containing protein, translating into MTDHQTYSTDLRRIDPERNMARFYLLSIQPTLFGGISLIRNWGRIGTSGQVKIETYDRPEEAHRAFRRLERVKRRRGYVDPRQVEGGNLV
- a CDS encoding polysaccharide pyruvyl transferase family protein, giving the protein MPSGTALSPKGRIGILTFHRCINYGSYWQARCLVEGLDGIGSEVLLLEHRSPRVERAEWRCALQPELPDLTRPGARAGYSRKIRKFLDAFEVLPCTEPFPLDDPTELDVFDLVLVGSDEVWNLNHPWYGGSSIFYGEGLPARCLASYAASFGNFTTAGLLRGRWADGLGDFSVISVRDYNSRRLIEEVLGITPALVLDPCLQFPESIEGIAPHEADAPFAVVYGHSFPAWFASAVRRWADRRGLRLLSVGYHNEFADRQWLDAGPEEFAAAMAGAEAVFTNFFHGCVVALVDEKPFACVLSDYRSNKLGDLTSMLGAEHHVIAPENAEKQMEAVLSEPLSSSINRRVAGLRRSSEAFLAHVLAPVSA
- a CDS encoding Coenzyme F420 hydrogenase/dehydrogenase, beta subunit C-terminal domain, which codes for MSLLRSAPDMTGGAALAPADVIRSGLCIGCGACVAQCAGETVEMRLDVYGQMKPAGSRAWLNRPTMPLAASCPFSPDAENEDVIADSHFPDACGRDPLIGRYEAAYVGHAEEDAFRARGSSGGLVTWVAVELLRKGLVDGVAHVAPSPGRKAEEPLFAYTISRSVEALRQGAKSRYYPVELSGVLRTIRSVPGRYAVIGIPCFIKAVRLATAQDPVLAERITFTLGLFCGHMKSARMAESFAWQMGAGMEEVTTLDYRVKSPDRPANWYRAQMSLSDGTTRVEDWWHMVDGDWGAGFFQNHACNFCDDVVAETADISFGDAWVEPYSSDGRGTNVVIVRSRKLHEIVSDGIASGRIVLEPVDAGFVAATQAAGVRHRREGLSFRLTWRRAGLMPRKRVQASSAGLSVRRKMIYRMRYGIARWSHRIFLAARLLRRPGLYLAWAKVALSTYHGLAYARGPVGRLVERLGLTGAEDGH
- a CDS encoding glycosyl hydrolase, translated to MIEAAMIWNEPNNKSHWDPEIDPDWTRFAEMAILAADAIGAANPAVTRVLGGISPIDPRFMGRMQDFGVLDHVDAVAVHGFPLDWNLWQIHEWPSKIDEIRAVTGLPVWVSEVGVSSFGAEEIQRWGLERTAELLKGKVERCQWYSLYDLPSEWEATTRHKEAEGSSYYRHFYMGLLREDGTPKPALEAFARHAADFGLVQWFHFEDHRLDDAVSWMKRLGVRQLRTGLSWADRFQPNALDWFDRQMQALEDFDVTITFCFTPEHRGIAPHHTSAPQVPEEFAEFCAEMIDRYAPKQERRLATSSPSMAVLGPR
- a CDS encoding histidine phosphatase family protein, which translates into the protein MTVTVLMVRHAAHDNVGGFLAGRMEGVRLGPAGRKQAERLAERLRGADIAAIHASPRERCRETAEAIATACGLPAPQVAAELDEIDFGRWSGSTFAELDADPLWRRWNAVRSCCRTPAGESMLDVQQRALRYIEALAAENAGNRVAVVSHADVIKAVVMHVLGLSVDAWPRFDIAPASVTTIIGDDWGAKLITLNDVVS
- a CDS encoding inositol-3-phosphate synthase; this translates as MRSKKIRVGLVGVGNCASSLVQGISYYRDVTDNEPIPGLMHPSLGGYAVEDIEVSAAFDIAETKVGRDVAEAIFAEPNNTRRFCEVPLTGVRVARGRTLDGVGRYLRDIVKESAEAEGDVAEILRQSRTDVVVSYLPVGSEEATRWYAEQALEAGCAFINCIPVFIASEPEWRQRFADRGLPIIGDDIKSQVGATIVHRMLVHLFRERGVHVDRTYQLNFGGNTDFLNMLERERLESKKISKTRAVTSQLDVPLPSDDVHVGPSDHVPWLEDRKWAYIRLEGTTFGGVPLNAELKLEVWDSPNSAGVVIDAIRCARLALDRGIGGALTGPSSYFMKSPPRQFSDHEARRRTEDFIADREEVLDGAAE